Proteins found in one Oceaniferula flava genomic segment:
- a CDS encoding N-acetylmuramoyl-L-alanine amidase family protein, producing the protein MANTRSATFFSTLVLCLLCVTLSRSEAQAFKWDPVKHNGVNYVTLSNVKAFYGFDKLTLGRKISLENKSVRIELGSGSQQCRMNGVLFILSHPIVPKGGKYLISRTDLVKLIDPVMRPAYISTAKVFKTVVLDPGHGGHDSGAKGPFKNEKEYALNVARLLRDILQKKGYRVVMTRDSDVFITLGNRVRIANKYKDAIFISIHFNAANSRAHGIETFTVSPVGVPHIGRGVKARDFNMVPGNIMDSASIALATAVHSRSLLYLNNPKGNNFKMSDRGIKRARFNVLTGIKIPAILVEGGFLSNRAEATKINSPVYQQTLAAAVARAVDVYKNSIMQQRRR; encoded by the coding sequence ATGGCAAATACCCGCTCCGCCACCTTTTTTTCAACGCTCGTTCTCTGTCTTCTCTGTGTCACCCTGAGCCGCAGTGAGGCGCAGGCATTCAAGTGGGATCCCGTGAAACACAATGGTGTGAACTACGTCACGCTAAGTAACGTCAAAGCCTTTTACGGTTTTGATAAGTTGACCCTAGGGCGGAAAATCAGCTTGGAAAACAAGAGCGTTAGGATCGAACTGGGCTCGGGCTCACAGCAGTGCCGGATGAACGGAGTGCTATTCATCCTCAGCCATCCGATTGTTCCCAAAGGAGGTAAGTATCTGATTTCTCGCACGGATTTGGTCAAGTTGATCGATCCGGTCATGCGGCCGGCCTATATTTCCACGGCGAAAGTTTTCAAGACCGTGGTGCTGGATCCGGGGCACGGTGGTCATGATTCCGGAGCGAAAGGGCCTTTTAAGAATGAGAAGGAGTATGCTCTCAATGTGGCCCGTTTACTCAGGGATATCTTGCAGAAAAAAGGTTACCGTGTGGTGATGACGCGCGATAGTGATGTCTTTATCACCCTAGGGAACCGGGTGCGGATTGCGAACAAATACAAGGACGCCATTTTCATCAGCATCCATTTTAATGCCGCCAATTCCAGGGCTCACGGCATAGAAACCTTCACGGTATCTCCTGTGGGAGTGCCACATATCGGGCGCGGCGTTAAGGCCCGGGATTTCAATATGGTGCCAGGAAATATCATGGACTCAGCCAGCATCGCATTGGCCACCGCAGTGCACAGCCGCAGTTTACTTTACCTCAACAACCCCAAGGGAAACAATTTCAAGATGAGCGATCGCGGTATCAAACGTGCGCGTTTCAATGTGCTCACGGGCATCAAGATTCCGGCGATTCTCGTGGAGGGAGGTTTTCTTTCCAATCGAGCAGAAGCCACCAAGATTAATTCACCAGTGTATCAGCAGACTTTGGCAGCTGCCGTGGCTCGGGCTGTGGATGTTTACAAAAACTCGATTATGCAACAGCGCCGACGTTAG
- a CDS encoding 16S rRNA (uracil(1498)-N(3))-methyltransferase → MNRYYLPSAQWEAGCLTLTGDEARHCARVMRASEGDEIEIFDGAGKSAVCIIDNVRREEVRCRISQENETPAPSMPVTLCQSIPKGGNMELIVQKSVELGVNAIQPLITARTVARPDALAKKREKWQRIALEACKQCGQNHLPEILEPRTFSSWIEQLEPFATAVIAALDPAAVHFRSHLEQTPLSGSIGLLVGPEGDFTPEEYQQAYQQGFQPISFGSIVMRVETASIYGLSLIQHERSFALGV, encoded by the coding sequence ATGAACCGCTACTACTTACCCAGCGCGCAGTGGGAGGCTGGCTGCCTCACTCTCACTGGCGATGAAGCCAGACACTGCGCCCGCGTCATGCGGGCCAGCGAGGGGGATGAGATTGAAATTTTCGATGGCGCTGGAAAAAGCGCCGTCTGCATCATCGATAACGTCCGCCGCGAGGAGGTGCGGTGCCGGATTTCCCAGGAAAACGAAACACCAGCACCGTCGATGCCAGTCACCCTCTGCCAATCGATCCCCAAGGGCGGCAATATGGAGCTGATTGTGCAGAAAAGTGTGGAACTAGGCGTCAATGCCATCCAACCGCTGATCACCGCACGCACCGTGGCACGGCCGGATGCCCTCGCCAAGAAACGCGAAAAGTGGCAACGCATCGCCCTGGAAGCCTGCAAGCAGTGCGGCCAGAACCACCTTCCTGAGATTCTCGAGCCACGGACATTTTCCAGCTGGATCGAGCAACTCGAACCCTTCGCCACCGCCGTCATCGCCGCCCTCGACCCTGCGGCCGTGCATTTCAGGAGTCATCTTGAACAAACTCCCCTGAGCGGCAGCATCGGTCTACTGGTCGGCCCCGAGGGTGATTTCACCCCGGAAGAATACCAGCAAGCCTACCAGCAGGGCTTCCAGCCGATCAGTTTCGGCTCCATCGTGATGCGCGTGGAAACCGCCTCGATCTACGGCCTGAGCCTGATCCAGCATGAACGTTCGTTCGCCCTAGGCGTTTGA
- the dnaJ gene encoding molecular chaperone DnaJ: MMTKRCYYEVLGVSKDASTSELKKAYRKLAIKFHPDKNPNDHEAEEKFKELGEAYEALSDEDKRAAYDRYGHAAFENGGGGRGGFGGGGGFHDASDIFSQVFGGAFGGGGFEDIFGGGGRRRNPSGRQPGSDLRYDLEITLEEAAEGIQKELEIEKLEACGTCNSSGSKSGSGGRKTCATCGGQGVVTQQRGIFIQQTECPACNGAGQTIADPCPDCHGEGRKSETTRIKINIPAGVDDGTRLRSTGNGDAGLRGGQPGDLYVFLHIKRHDVFEREGDDLFCEVPMPFSTAALGGELEVPTLEGRSSIKIPAGTQGGTTFRLRNRGIKDLRTGGKGDLHVEVHVEVPTKLNGEQKEKLTEFSESIGVKNNPMQESFFEKAKKFFGS, encoded by the coding sequence ATGATGACCAAACGCTGTTATTACGAAGTCCTCGGTGTCTCCAAGGACGCAAGCACATCAGAGCTGAAAAAAGCCTACCGCAAGCTGGCGATCAAGTTCCACCCGGACAAAAACCCAAACGACCACGAAGCGGAGGAAAAATTCAAGGAACTCGGCGAGGCCTATGAGGCGCTGAGTGATGAAGACAAACGCGCGGCCTACGATCGCTACGGACACGCTGCCTTTGAAAATGGTGGCGGCGGACGTGGCGGATTCGGTGGCGGCGGCGGATTCCACGATGCCTCTGACATCTTCTCACAAGTCTTCGGCGGCGCCTTCGGTGGCGGCGGATTCGAAGACATCTTCGGCGGTGGCGGACGTCGCCGTAACCCCTCCGGCAGACAGCCGGGCAGCGACCTTCGCTACGATCTCGAGATCACCCTCGAGGAAGCAGCCGAAGGGATCCAAAAGGAACTCGAAATTGAAAAACTCGAAGCCTGTGGCACCTGCAACAGCAGCGGCTCGAAGTCCGGCAGCGGCGGTCGCAAGACCTGCGCCACCTGCGGCGGACAAGGCGTGGTGACTCAACAACGCGGCATCTTCATTCAGCAGACCGAATGTCCAGCCTGTAATGGTGCTGGCCAGACCATAGCTGACCCCTGCCCAGACTGTCACGGTGAGGGCCGCAAGAGCGAGACCACACGGATCAAGATCAACATCCCTGCCGGAGTCGACGATGGCACCCGCCTGCGCTCCACCGGCAATGGTGACGCCGGCCTGCGCGGCGGACAGCCGGGCGACCTCTACGTTTTCCTCCACATCAAGCGTCACGACGTCTTTGAGCGCGAGGGAGACGATCTCTTCTGTGAGGTCCCCATGCCCTTCTCCACCGCCGCCCTCGGTGGTGAGCTGGAGGTGCCCACGCTAGAAGGTCGTTCATCGATCAAAATCCCGGCCGGAACCCAGGGTGGCACCACCTTCCGCCTGCGGAACCGTGGCATCAAGGACCTGCGCACCGGTGGCAAAGGCGACCTGCACGTGGAAGTCCACGTGGAAGTGCCCACCAAGCTCAACGGCGAGCAGAAGGAAAAACTCACCGAGTTCTCCGAATCGATCGGTGTGAAGAACAACCCCATGCAGGAGTCGTTCTTTGAAAAGGCGAAGAAATTCTTCGGCTCATAG
- the grpE gene encoding nucleotide exchange factor GrpE yields the protein MQENVQENDEVTPEEITPDSAQENTQDEAAAESEASDSSASEETSKDSPAEEIDPWEALEIEAAKWKDQAIRTAAELDNYRKRMSREKLDAVRYGNQSLLEELLPVLDNFSMGMQAAAQEKGSMLFTGMEMVHKQLGEFLSSQSVEEIPAEPGSEFDVNVHDAIGQEASSEIEEGHIVRTMRKGYRIGDRLLRPANVIVSLGDQPQPESE from the coding sequence ATGCAAGAGAACGTCCAAGAAAACGACGAGGTCACTCCCGAAGAAATCACCCCGGATTCCGCCCAGGAAAACACCCAAGATGAAGCTGCCGCTGAGTCTGAGGCCAGCGATTCCAGCGCATCCGAGGAAACATCCAAGGACAGCCCTGCCGAAGAGATCGATCCCTGGGAGGCTCTTGAAATAGAAGCCGCCAAGTGGAAAGACCAAGCTATCCGCACCGCCGCGGAGCTCGATAACTACCGTAAACGCATGTCGCGTGAAAAACTCGATGCCGTGCGCTACGGCAACCAGAGCCTGCTGGAAGAACTTCTCCCCGTGCTCGATAACTTCAGCATGGGCATGCAAGCTGCTGCCCAGGAAAAAGGCTCCATGCTCTTCACCGGGATGGAAATGGTGCACAAGCAGCTGGGCGAGTTCCTCAGCTCCCAGAGCGTCGAGGAAATCCCTGCCGAACCGGGCAGTGAGTTCGATGTCAATGTGCACGATGCCATTGGCCAGGAAGCCAGCAGCGAGATCGAGGAAGGACACATCGTCCGCACCATGCGCAAAGGCTACCGCATCGGCGATCGCCTGCTTCGCCCCGCCAACGTCATCGTCTCCCTAGGCGATCAACCACAACCTGAAAGCGAGTAA